In the genome of Quercus robur chromosome 3, dhQueRobu3.1, whole genome shotgun sequence, one region contains:
- the LOC126717792 gene encoding type IV inositol polyphosphate 5-phosphatase 9 isoform X1, whose protein sequence is MPEMKREVMWPRLVANKFLRKTLGSNNFVTDFPGNIEGILEIPSSDQTSPRPKTIFNHRNDVHKVFVSTWNVGGIAPHDDLNIEDLFDTCNNSCDIYVIGFQEIVPLRASNVLGSEKSKISMKWNSLIREALNKKKHSREHDQYNHLQESAKNGKSIESSIPQDYQCIISKQMVGIMISVWVRNNLRPFIKHPSVSCVGCGIMSCLGNKGAVSVRFQLHGTNLCFVCCHLASGGREGDEKYRNSDVAEIFSRTSFPRRPLLDLPRKILDHDQVIFLGDLNYRISLPEGTTRLLTNRREWNALQENDQLRMELRDGQIFQGWQEGIIKFAPTYKYYPNSDLYYGCLEDIKGEKRRAPAWCDRVIWYGKGLKQHKYYRSELKLSDHRPVKAIFTAEVGVTQALKGFQSFFLSDRFERITSHFELSASTDDILCKGRSSLQM, encoded by the exons ATGCCAGAAATGAAGCGAGAA GTCATGTGGCCTCGATTAGTAGCCAACAAATTCCTCAGGAAGACATTGGGAAGCAACAATTTTGTCACAGATTTTCCGGGCAACATAGAAGGCATTCTGGAAATTCCAAGCTCAGACCAAACATCTCCAAGACCTAAGACTATCTTCAATCATCGCAACGACGTGCATAA GGTTTTCGTTAGTACTTGGAACGTTGGTGGGATTGCACCACACGATGATTTGAATATTGAGGATTTGTTCGATACATGCAACAATTCCTGTGACATTTATGTGATTGG GTTTCAAGAAATCGTGCCCCTAAGAGCATCAAATGTTCTAGGATCAGAgaagagtaaaatttctatgaAATGGAATTCCTTAATTAGAGAAGCTTTGAACAAGAAAAAACACAGCCGGGAACATGACCAATATAATCATCTACAAGAAAGTGCAAAAAATGGAAAGTCCATTGAAAGCAGCATTCCTCAAGATTATCAGTGTATCATAAGTAAGCAAATGGTTGGGATAATGATATCGGTTTGGGTTCGAAACAATCTCCGTCCTTTCATCAAGCATCCAAGCGTCTCATGTGTAGGTTGTGGCATCATGAGCTGCCTAGGAAACAAG GGGGCAGTGTCTGTTAGATTTCAGTTGCATGGAACAAACCTATGCTTTGTGTGCTGTCATCTAGCTTCAGGAGGTAGAGAAGGGGATGAGAAGTATAGAAACTCCGACGTAGCTGAAATATTTTCTCGGACAAGTTTTCCTAGACGCCCTTTACTTGATTTGCCGCGAAAGATTCTTGATCATGA CCAAGTTATCTTTCTTGGGGACTTAAATTATAGAATTTCCCTACCAGAAGGAACAACACGATTATTAACAAATAGACGAGAGTGGAATGCATTACAAGAAAACGATCAG CTAAGGATGGAGCTTCGGGATGGTCAAATATTCCAAGGTTGGCAAGAAGGAATAATCAAATTTGCTCCCACTTACAAATATTATCCGAATTCTGATTTATATTATGGATGTCTTGAAGATATAAAGGGTGAAAAAAGACGCGCTCCTGCAtg GTGCGATCGGGTAATTTGGTATGGAAAGGGTTTAAAGCAGCATAAATACTATAGAAGTGAACTAAAGTTGTCAGATCATAGACCTGTCAAAGCAATATTTACAGCAGAAGTTGGGGTTACACAAGCGTTGAAAGGATTTCAAAGTTTTTTCCTATCCGACAGGTTTGAGCGAATTACAAGCCACTTTGAGTTATCTGCCTCCACTGATGATATTCTATGTAAAGGTAGATCAAGTTTGCAAATGTAA
- the LOC126717792 gene encoding type IV inositol polyphosphate 5-phosphatase 9 isoform X2: MWPRLVANKFLRKTLGSNNFVTDFPGNIEGILEIPSSDQTSPRPKTIFNHRNDVHKVFVSTWNVGGIAPHDDLNIEDLFDTCNNSCDIYVIGFQEIVPLRASNVLGSEKSKISMKWNSLIREALNKKKHSREHDQYNHLQESAKNGKSIESSIPQDYQCIISKQMVGIMISVWVRNNLRPFIKHPSVSCVGCGIMSCLGNKGAVSVRFQLHGTNLCFVCCHLASGGREGDEKYRNSDVAEIFSRTSFPRRPLLDLPRKILDHDQVIFLGDLNYRISLPEGTTRLLTNRREWNALQENDQLRMELRDGQIFQGWQEGIIKFAPTYKYYPNSDLYYGCLEDIKGEKRRAPAWCDRVIWYGKGLKQHKYYRSELKLSDHRPVKAIFTAEVGVTQALKGFQSFFLSDRFERITSHFELSASTDDILCKGRSSLQM; the protein is encoded by the exons ATGTGGCCTCGATTAGTAGCCAACAAATTCCTCAGGAAGACATTGGGAAGCAACAATTTTGTCACAGATTTTCCGGGCAACATAGAAGGCATTCTGGAAATTCCAAGCTCAGACCAAACATCTCCAAGACCTAAGACTATCTTCAATCATCGCAACGACGTGCATAA GGTTTTCGTTAGTACTTGGAACGTTGGTGGGATTGCACCACACGATGATTTGAATATTGAGGATTTGTTCGATACATGCAACAATTCCTGTGACATTTATGTGATTGG GTTTCAAGAAATCGTGCCCCTAAGAGCATCAAATGTTCTAGGATCAGAgaagagtaaaatttctatgaAATGGAATTCCTTAATTAGAGAAGCTTTGAACAAGAAAAAACACAGCCGGGAACATGACCAATATAATCATCTACAAGAAAGTGCAAAAAATGGAAAGTCCATTGAAAGCAGCATTCCTCAAGATTATCAGTGTATCATAAGTAAGCAAATGGTTGGGATAATGATATCGGTTTGGGTTCGAAACAATCTCCGTCCTTTCATCAAGCATCCAAGCGTCTCATGTGTAGGTTGTGGCATCATGAGCTGCCTAGGAAACAAG GGGGCAGTGTCTGTTAGATTTCAGTTGCATGGAACAAACCTATGCTTTGTGTGCTGTCATCTAGCTTCAGGAGGTAGAGAAGGGGATGAGAAGTATAGAAACTCCGACGTAGCTGAAATATTTTCTCGGACAAGTTTTCCTAGACGCCCTTTACTTGATTTGCCGCGAAAGATTCTTGATCATGA CCAAGTTATCTTTCTTGGGGACTTAAATTATAGAATTTCCCTACCAGAAGGAACAACACGATTATTAACAAATAGACGAGAGTGGAATGCATTACAAGAAAACGATCAG CTAAGGATGGAGCTTCGGGATGGTCAAATATTCCAAGGTTGGCAAGAAGGAATAATCAAATTTGCTCCCACTTACAAATATTATCCGAATTCTGATTTATATTATGGATGTCTTGAAGATATAAAGGGTGAAAAAAGACGCGCTCCTGCAtg GTGCGATCGGGTAATTTGGTATGGAAAGGGTTTAAAGCAGCATAAATACTATAGAAGTGAACTAAAGTTGTCAGATCATAGACCTGTCAAAGCAATATTTACAGCAGAAGTTGGGGTTACACAAGCGTTGAAAGGATTTCAAAGTTTTTTCCTATCCGACAGGTTTGAGCGAATTACAAGCCACTTTGAGTTATCTGCCTCCACTGATGATATTCTATGTAAAGGTAGATCAAGTTTGCAAATGTAA